The Sorangiineae bacterium MSr11367 genome window below encodes:
- a CDS encoding sterol desaturase family protein: MQNALATPLETVPRVPAEVERFRVEYRKENVGPRYSGWLHFGFTSVGSLAVLGFAISRVHDVAPLEWLTLPIAFLFANVCEYFGHKGPMHRPKPGMGLLFQRHTREHHHFFTHDAMAYESSRDFKMVLFPPVMLFFFLGVIATPVAGLLFLVSTANVAWLFIVVAMGYFLTYEWLHFIYHLDEGSFVGRLPMVKVLRRHHQRHHDKALMGRWNFNITFPISDRVFGTYYVENRRE, encoded by the coding sequence ATGCAGAACGCGCTCGCGACGCCCCTGGAAACGGTGCCTCGTGTCCCGGCGGAGGTCGAGCGCTTTCGTGTCGAATACCGCAAGGAGAACGTCGGCCCTCGCTACAGCGGGTGGTTGCACTTCGGATTCACCAGCGTGGGCTCCCTCGCGGTGTTGGGCTTCGCCATCTCCCGCGTGCACGACGTCGCACCGCTCGAGTGGCTCACGCTGCCCATCGCGTTTCTCTTCGCCAACGTGTGCGAGTACTTCGGCCACAAGGGTCCGATGCACCGGCCCAAGCCAGGCATGGGCCTGCTCTTTCAGCGGCACACGCGCGAGCACCACCACTTCTTCACCCACGATGCGATGGCCTACGAGTCCTCGCGCGACTTCAAGATGGTGCTCTTTCCCCCGGTGATGCTCTTCTTCTTCCTCGGGGTCATCGCCACGCCGGTCGCGGGACTTCTCTTCCTGGTGTCCACCGCAAACGTGGCCTGGCTCTTCATCGTGGTCGCCATGGGCTACTTTTTGACCTACGAATGGCTTCACTTCATCTATCACCTGGACGAAGGCTCGTTCGTGGGTCGCTTGCCGATGGTGAAAGTCCTCAGACGACACCACCAGAGACATCACGACAAGGCGCTCATGGGGAGGTGGAATTTCAACATCACATTCCCAATCAGCGATCGGGTGTTCGGCACGTACTACGTTGAAAATCGGCGCGAGTAA
- a CDS encoding SDR family NAD(P)-dependent oxidoreductase, with protein sequence MQPSTVFITGASSGIGRALALEYARRGAHVAIAARHEEDLARVATEIAACGGKASVHPLDVADANAVFDTVRRVDRELGSLDMVIANAGVGCYGHISTMPWADVARVLDVNLRGAVATLAAAVPIMLAQQRGHLVGVSSLAGRRGMPHSAVYSAGKAALSTFVESMRIELAPAGVFATDVQPGFVDTPLVTRGRHPTPWMWSPQKAAHVMVRRLERAPAVIAFPWPLDALSAINRMLPPFLYDRLARLVAARASYAQEL encoded by the coding sequence ATGCAGCCTTCCACTGTTTTTATCACGGGAGCCTCCAGCGGGATAGGACGCGCCCTCGCGCTCGAATACGCGCGCCGTGGCGCACATGTGGCGATTGCAGCCCGGCACGAAGAGGATCTCGCGCGCGTTGCAACCGAGATCGCAGCGTGCGGCGGAAAGGCCAGCGTGCACCCGCTCGACGTGGCGGACGCCAATGCGGTCTTCGATACGGTGCGCCGTGTGGATCGCGAGCTCGGGAGTCTCGATATGGTGATCGCCAATGCCGGCGTCGGGTGCTACGGGCACATAAGTACGATGCCGTGGGCCGATGTGGCGCGCGTGCTCGATGTCAATCTGCGCGGTGCGGTGGCCACGTTGGCGGCGGCCGTTCCCATCATGCTCGCGCAGCAACGGGGCCACTTGGTTGGCGTGAGCAGCCTGGCCGGCCGGCGCGGTATGCCGCATTCAGCCGTGTATAGTGCAGGCAAAGCGGCGCTCTCCACCTTCGTCGAGTCGATGCGCATCGAGCTCGCGCCCGCGGGCGTTTTTGCAACCGATGTGCAGCCCGGTTTCGTGGACACACCGCTGGTGACACGCGGGCGTCATCCGACGCCATGGATGTGGTCGCCACAAAAAGCAGCCCACGTCATGGTTCGGCGGCTCGAACGGGCGCCGGCCGTCATCGCATTTCCGTGGCCGCTCGATGCATTGAGCGCCATCAACCGAATGCTCCCACCGTTTTTATACGATCGACTGGCGCGCCTCGTTGCCGCGCGCGCATCGTATGCCCAAGAGCTGTGA
- a CDS encoding SDR family oxidoreductase yields MSLFTGAVVLITGASSGIGVEIARQTAARVKALVLVARRIDRLEQLKEELVRVHPRLQVHVCGCDLADRDAVREMLSSVERATGGVDVLVNNAGFGDLGVFDRADWDKTERMITLNVTALTYLTHRLVPGMVERARGGILNVSSGFGLAFMPGFSVYIGTKHYVTGFTESLRLDLAGTGVTVTQVCPGPVKTEFKETLGNFTGADAPGFVEISAAECARAALRGFERGRALVIPGFVIRVLMLLNAISPRWLKRLLYAPAARKLRQIQKTAEERTAQAGEAKT; encoded by the coding sequence GTGTCGCTCTTTACGGGGGCCGTCGTTCTGATCACCGGCGCGTCGTCGGGCATCGGCGTCGAGATCGCGCGGCAGACGGCGGCGCGCGTCAAGGCGCTCGTCCTGGTGGCACGCCGCATCGACCGGCTCGAGCAGCTCAAAGAGGAACTCGTGCGCGTGCACCCGCGTCTCCAGGTGCACGTGTGCGGCTGCGATCTCGCCGATCGCGACGCCGTACGCGAGATGCTCTCGTCGGTGGAGCGCGCGACCGGCGGCGTGGACGTGCTGGTGAACAACGCCGGCTTTGGTGACCTCGGCGTCTTCGATCGCGCCGACTGGGACAAGACCGAGCGCATGATCACGCTGAACGTCACGGCCCTCACGTACCTCACGCACCGCCTCGTGCCGGGCATGGTCGAGCGCGCGCGCGGCGGCATCCTCAATGTGAGCTCCGGCTTCGGCCTCGCCTTCATGCCGGGGTTCTCCGTCTACATTGGGACGAAGCACTACGTCACGGGATTCACCGAATCGCTCCGTCTCGATCTGGCGGGCACCGGCGTGACGGTCACCCAAGTTTGCCCCGGCCCGGTCAAAACCGAGTTCAAAGAGACCCTCGGAAACTTCACCGGCGCCGACGCCCCGGGCTTCGTCGAGATCAGCGCCGCCGAATGCGCCCGGGCGGCCCTCCGCGGGTTCGAACGCGGACGTGCCCTGGTCATCCCGGGGTTCGTCATCCGCGTGCTCATGCTCCTCAACGCGATCTCTCCGCGCTGGCTGAAACGGCTGCTCTACGCTCCCGCGGCCCGCAAGTTGCGGCAAATCCAAAAGACCGCCGAGGAGCGAACGGCGCAGGCGGGGGAAGCGAAAACGTAG
- a CDS encoding alpha/beta hydrolase: protein MHVLDGKGHGSLPPIVVLHGITSSSVAFGPLLALLQKHTRRIIAPDAPGHGFSEVPRVPLQPENLLENMTSALDQLLDEPAIVVGNSLGGAIALHYAATRPERVRNLVLLSPAGALWSEEDLKRLLRAFRMESPRDARNFLNTIYHRKPWFAPLIAADLVHSSKRPAVGSLLESATPNSGATPEQLATLKMPILFWWGRSERLLPANDFTYFSKHLPKHAIIERPEGIGHCPHFDDPRGTCRRIVEFAQSNML, encoded by the coding sequence ATGCACGTGCTCGACGGCAAAGGGCATGGCTCGCTGCCGCCCATCGTGGTCCTGCACGGCATCACCTCGTCGTCCGTTGCATTCGGGCCCTTGCTGGCGCTCCTGCAGAAGCACACACGCCGCATCATCGCCCCCGACGCGCCGGGACACGGATTTAGCGAGGTTCCGCGCGTCCCGCTGCAGCCGGAAAACTTGCTCGAGAACATGACGAGCGCTCTCGACCAGCTCCTCGACGAGCCGGCCATCGTCGTGGGCAACTCGCTGGGCGGTGCCATCGCCTTGCACTATGCCGCCACGCGGCCCGAGCGGGTGCGAAACCTGGTGCTGCTCTCCCCTGCCGGCGCTCTCTGGAGCGAGGAAGATTTGAAACGGCTCCTGCGCGCCTTCCGCATGGAGTCCCCGCGCGATGCGCGCAATTTCCTGAACACGATTTACCACCGCAAACCGTGGTTCGCTCCGCTCATCGCGGCCGACCTGGTGCACTCGTCGAAGCGGCCGGCGGTGGGGAGCCTTCTCGAGTCGGCAACGCCCAACAGCGGGGCCACGCCCGAGCAGCTCGCGACGTTGAAGATGCCCATTCTGTTTTGGTGGGGGCGCTCCGAGCGGCTTCTCCCCGCGAACGATTTCACCTACTTCAGCAAGCATCTTCCCAAGCATGCCATCATCGAGCGGCCCGAGGGGATTGGCCACTGCCCGCACTTCGACGATCCGCGCGGCACGTGCCGTCGCATCGTGGAGTTCGCGCAGTCGAACATGCTCTAG
- a CDS encoding tetratricopeptide repeat protein: MADKGRWSIVNPAGEEVTFESRDDLKRAVLDDEIEPHAESIPPDPPAEAAPADAAPAETAPADAAPPEAAPPEAAPAEAARPDERPAVTQSNRPTPFMGEAEVLDAEARASVSNGRAAMLPSESEIAEDAEPPSSAGEMMDEPTLQYSKPLSVPPMPSRKSPPEDESSPLSLSEVGGVEAPPSVETFEQAERSDDDTNDAQSAHVEKIVISPDDSVSLTLPLVGPGSVKAVTEGKDDEDDEEDDDEKTAEMEVEASELEGDDGPQTLKRPSATVIVREPTPTPPPLPVNVAAGDRRSSKPALPPLPASTRASAAPPLQRLSPPPRISLKPETIPPVRGSITRPSLPPPDIIPDGPPAAAAPVPAPATAAVAAKKASIRKPSWIVPIALVGVGIAFWLGTKSNHVPAPESATKDPKPAETQATPTAEATPVAVSSSTMATPAPSAAPEEPPHAIEPSVPSEPATASAAPVASTPPASVAPSAVPPAAQPATPEKPATPRPSASTPSGPPGSVIAANDPLGPMLRRAAQVQRNGDYGTARQIYQQLLQKEPKNPEVLAGLGDTSRALGDKASARSYYARALDASSSFLPALLGLADTEWDLGDRAAAQKHYAAIVEHHTNAPERARQRAKASVTP; encoded by the coding sequence ATGGCTGACAAGGGGCGCTGGTCGATCGTCAACCCAGCGGGCGAAGAGGTCACGTTCGAATCGCGCGACGATCTGAAACGAGCGGTGCTCGACGACGAGATCGAGCCGCATGCCGAATCGATTCCACCCGATCCGCCGGCCGAAGCCGCGCCGGCGGATGCCGCGCCGGCCGAAACCGCGCCGGCGGATGCCGCGCCGCCCGAAGCCGCGCCACCCGAAGCCGCGCCGGCCGAAGCTGCACGGCCCGACGAGCGACCCGCGGTCACGCAGAGCAATCGCCCCACGCCTTTCATGGGCGAGGCCGAGGTGCTCGATGCCGAAGCGCGCGCCTCGGTGAGCAACGGGCGCGCGGCCATGCTGCCCAGCGAAAGCGAGATCGCGGAGGACGCCGAGCCGCCGTCGTCAGCCGGCGAGATGATGGACGAGCCGACGCTCCAGTATTCGAAGCCGCTGTCCGTGCCGCCGATGCCTTCGCGCAAATCGCCGCCCGAGGACGAGTCCTCGCCTCTCTCGTTGTCGGAGGTCGGTGGCGTCGAAGCGCCTCCGTCGGTGGAAACCTTCGAGCAAGCGGAGAGAAGCGATGACGACACAAACGATGCGCAGAGCGCGCACGTCGAAAAAATCGTCATCAGTCCGGACGACAGCGTCTCGCTGACCCTGCCGCTCGTTGGCCCGGGCTCGGTGAAGGCGGTCACCGAGGGGAAGGACGACGAGGACGACGAAGAAGACGACGACGAAAAGACCGCCGAGATGGAGGTGGAAGCCTCCGAGCTCGAAGGCGATGACGGCCCCCAGACGCTCAAGCGTCCTTCGGCCACGGTCATCGTGCGCGAGCCAACGCCGACGCCACCACCGCTCCCCGTGAACGTGGCCGCCGGGGATAGGCGCTCGAGCAAACCGGCCCTTCCTCCGCTGCCCGCGTCGACGCGGGCGTCCGCGGCGCCACCGCTCCAGCGCCTTTCACCGCCGCCGCGCATCTCGCTCAAGCCGGAGACGATCCCACCGGTGCGCGGGAGCATCACGCGACCGTCGTTGCCGCCGCCGGACATCATCCCGGATGGGCCGCCGGCGGCCGCCGCGCCGGTCCCGGCACCGGCGACCGCCGCCGTGGCCGCGAAGAAGGCGTCCATCCGCAAACCGAGCTGGATCGTGCCCATCGCGCTGGTCGGCGTCGGCATCGCGTTCTGGCTCGGTACGAAATCGAACCACGTCCCCGCACCTGAAAGTGCGACCAAGGACCCGAAGCCCGCGGAAACCCAGGCGACGCCCACCGCAGAGGCCACGCCCGTCGCCGTGAGCTCGTCGACCATGGCCACGCCGGCTCCGTCGGCCGCGCCCGAGGAACCGCCGCACGCGATCGAGCCTTCGGTGCCTTCGGAGCCTGCGACCGCGAGTGCAGCCCCGGTGGCGAGCACCCCGCCGGCCAGCGTCGCTCCGTCCGCCGTCCCGCCGGCCGCGCAGCCGGCGACGCCCGAGAAGCCGGCAACCCCGCGTCCCAGCGCATCGACGCCCTCGGGTCCTCCCGGCAGTGTCATCGCGGCCAACGATCCCCTCGGCCCGATGTTGCGTCGCGCCGCACAGGTGCAGCGCAACGGCGACTACGGCACCGCGCGGCAGATCTACCAGCAGCTGCTCCAGAAGGAGCCGAAGAACCCCGAGGTTCTCGCGGGCCTCGGCGACACGTCGCGCGCACTCGGGGACAAGGCCAGCGCGCGCAGCTACTATGCGCGCGCGCTCGACGCGAGCTCGTCCTTTCTACCCGCGCTGCTCGGCCTCGCCGACACGGAGTGGGATCTCGGCGATCGTGCGGCCGCGCAGAAGCACTACGCCGCTATCGTAGAACACCATACCAACGCACCCGAAAGAGCACGTCAGCGAGCCAAAGCTAGCGTGACGCCTTGA
- a CDS encoding TerB family tellurite resistance protein, producing the protein MKGEALIRETVETVCELFERGDYNPTAIIDLGVLVANADGTIDDDEVEALRLIFGRLLRTQLDVDLVSPLIVASREVIDAAGVGSRLRLIAEILKDCDAVEEGVIVALGIAYSSEGFSASERTLIGSLAQACNLPSSRLEELIETVRLAVEAP; encoded by the coding sequence ATGAAGGGCGAGGCACTCATCCGCGAGACGGTCGAGACGGTCTGCGAGCTGTTCGAGCGCGGAGATTACAACCCTACCGCCATTATCGACTTGGGTGTGCTCGTCGCCAACGCCGACGGCACCATCGACGATGACGAGGTCGAGGCCCTGCGCCTCATCTTTGGGCGCCTGCTGCGCACCCAGCTCGACGTGGACCTGGTCAGTCCTCTTATCGTGGCAAGCCGAGAGGTCATCGATGCCGCAGGGGTAGGCTCGCGCCTCCGCTTGATTGCCGAGATCCTCAAAGACTGCGACGCCGTCGAGGAAGGCGTGATTGTCGCACTAGGAATCGCCTATTCGAGCGAAGGTTTCTCGGCGTCCGAACGCACCCTGATCGGCTCCTTGGCGCAAGCTTGCAATCTGCCATCCTCGCGCCTGGAGGAACTCATCGAAACTGTTCGCCTTGCGGTAGAGGCTCCGTAA
- a CDS encoding ClpXP protease specificity-enhancing factor SspB has protein sequence MNPRKLMSRPLPPKKEVALALLERSSVHVHLDPRVTSVIVPPWFKSQPQLVLQIGLNMPVPIPDLHLDEDGMSCTLSFNRSPFHCVVPWASVFAMVGEDGRGMVWPDDVPVEVSRQTRPVQVAPGPKEASPDNGKAAAAGIAPKKGPRRIAEAGPPSDDTGAGKKKKNVVKRPRVTPAPEEWAPQAGAGGARPSAPPGGPRLSAVPPVASDSRNPLRSDDASDSEAEVLGPRPPPTSRPKRELPPYLRVVK, from the coding sequence ATGAACCCTCGGAAGCTGATGTCCCGTCCGTTGCCCCCCAAAAAAGAGGTCGCGCTCGCGCTGTTGGAACGCTCGAGCGTCCACGTTCATCTCGATCCACGCGTGACCAGCGTGATCGTTCCACCCTGGTTTAAAAGCCAGCCGCAGCTCGTGTTGCAGATCGGGCTCAACATGCCCGTGCCCATTCCGGACCTGCACCTCGACGAGGACGGCATGAGCTGCACGCTCAGCTTCAACCGGTCGCCGTTCCACTGCGTGGTGCCATGGGCGAGCGTCTTCGCCATGGTGGGCGAGGACGGTCGCGGCATGGTGTGGCCGGACGATGTTCCGGTGGAAGTTTCGCGCCAGACGCGTCCCGTGCAGGTCGCGCCAGGTCCCAAGGAGGCGAGCCCCGACAACGGCAAGGCCGCTGCGGCAGGTATCGCCCCGAAGAAGGGACCGCGCCGCATCGCCGAGGCCGGGCCGCCGTCGGACGACACCGGCGCGGGCAAGAAAAAGAAGAACGTGGTCAAGCGACCGCGCGTCACGCCGGCGCCCGAAGAATGGGCTCCGCAAGCGGGGGCGGGTGGGGCGAGACCGTCCGCGCCGCCAGGTGGACCGCGCCTTTCGGCCGTGCCGCCCGTGGCCAGCGACTCGCGAAACCCGCTGCGAAGCGACGACGCCAGCGACTCGGAGGCCGAGGTGCTTGGCCCGAGGCCCCCGCCGACGTCGCGTCCGAAGCGAGAGCTCCCGCCCTACCTTCGCGTCGTCAAGTAA
- a CDS encoding tRNA (cytidine(34)-2'-O)-methyltransferase has protein sequence MPPSTDKTPRLRAHPVQNPFHIVLVEPEIPPNTGNIARLGAATGSPLHLVGNLGFRIDEHSVRRAGVDYWHLVDVRRHLDFSHFQHAFAKEGPTPGKLHLFSAVATRSYLEADFAPGDALVFGRESVGLPEELLEAHADRVVAIPTLGAVRSLNLANAVGIALFEALRKVGALDTTFMG, from the coding sequence GTGCCCCCTTCGACCGACAAAACGCCGCGCCTTCGGGCGCATCCCGTGCAAAACCCCTTTCATATCGTGCTGGTGGAGCCGGAGATCCCTCCCAACACGGGAAATATCGCCCGCCTTGGCGCGGCCACCGGTTCACCTCTGCACCTGGTCGGAAACTTGGGCTTCCGCATCGACGAGCACAGCGTGCGCCGCGCCGGTGTCGACTATTGGCACCTGGTCGACGTTCGCCGCCACCTGGATTTCTCGCACTTCCAGCACGCCTTCGCGAAGGAGGGCCCCACCCCGGGCAAGCTCCACCTCTTCAGCGCCGTCGCCACGCGCAGCTACCTCGAGGCCGACTTCGCCCCCGGTGACGCCCTCGTCTTCGGTCGCGAAAGCGTCGGGCTGCCCGAAGAGCTCTTGGAAGCCCACGCCGACCGGGTCGTGGCCATCCCCACCCTGGGCGCCGTCCGCTCCCTCAATCTGGCCAATGCCGTGGGCATCGCCCTGTTCGAAGCACTCCGCAAAGTCGGCGCCCTCGACACGACGTTCATGGGGTGA
- a CDS encoding HAMP domain-containing protein: MSTPVAPELRNRNWLINPRFQLKYTGMLVGVVAFVMLALGFVIGKTANTAAEYAQLATMQAEKAMKESQVNSQLTRESVLMSGNPELLKVVEEGLSETDRQAEANLQAVQSNRAAIEMQRKMVFAVLIFAGVALTVVLTIMGVFITRRVVGPVHKIKRLLRRVGTGRLVVTERLRRGDELEDLFDTFMQMTWSLKALQTGRIATLDATMRKAEATGASPEVLDGLRVLRAQMVLGLTKRLTRTSIV, translated from the coding sequence ATGAGCACTCCCGTGGCCCCCGAACTGCGCAATCGCAACTGGCTCATCAACCCTCGTTTCCAGCTCAAATACACAGGGATGCTGGTTGGGGTCGTCGCCTTCGTCATGCTGGCCCTGGGCTTCGTCATCGGCAAGACGGCCAACACGGCCGCCGAGTACGCCCAGCTCGCAACGATGCAGGCGGAGAAGGCGATGAAGGAGTCGCAGGTCAATTCGCAGCTCACGCGCGAGAGCGTCCTTATGAGCGGCAATCCCGAGCTCCTCAAGGTCGTCGAGGAAGGGCTTTCCGAGACCGACCGTCAGGCGGAAGCCAACCTGCAAGCCGTCCAGAGCAACCGCGCGGCCATTGAAATGCAGCGCAAAATGGTCTTTGCCGTGCTCATTTTCGCCGGGGTGGCGCTCACGGTGGTGCTCACCATCATGGGCGTGTTCATCACCCGCCGCGTGGTTGGGCCCGTGCACAAGATCAAGCGTCTGCTCCGCCGTGTGGGCACCGGCCGTCTCGTGGTGACCGAACGGCTCCGCCGCGGGGACGAGCTCGAAGACCTGTTCGACACCTTCATGCAGATGACCTGGTCGCTCAAAGCTCTGCAAACAGGCCGCATCGCCACCTTGGACGCGACCATGCGCAAGGCGGAAGCGACCGGCGCCTCGCCCGAGGTGCTCGATGGGCTGCGCGTGCTGCGCGCGCAAATGGTCCTCGGTCTCACCAAACGACTCACGCGGACGTCCATCGTATGA
- a CDS encoding PEGA domain-containing protein, with protein sequence MAALGALLALSAMPMAAAQTAEGFLTVSSTPPAKVIIDDHDSGKTTPVEGMRLAVGDHKLTLVNGNVKRTLGFTITAGQTTRLKINL encoded by the coding sequence TTGGCCGCATTGGGTGCGCTGCTCGCCCTATCGGCCATGCCGATGGCCGCGGCTCAAACGGCCGAAGGCTTTCTCACCGTATCGTCCACGCCCCCGGCCAAGGTCATCATCGACGACCACGATTCGGGCAAAACCACGCCCGTCGAAGGCATGCGCCTCGCCGTCGGCGATCACAAGCTCACCTTGGTCAACGGCAACGTCAAGCGCACCCTCGGCTTCACCATCACCGCGGGGCAAACCACGCGGCTCAAGATCAATCTCTAG